The DNA window GGTACGCGTTCCGCGCCGACGCCGGCCGGGTGCTGGGCCTCGACATCGGCGCGCACAACGTGCGCGTCCAGCTGGCCGATCTCGAGGGCACCGTGCTCGCCTCGCTACGGCATCGGACCGAGCCGGAGCTGCCACGCACCAAGCGACTTCAGGCGATCGAGCGGGCGATCCGTGACTGCCTGAAACAGGGTTCGGTCTCGTCCGATCAGGTGTGGGCGACCGTCGCCGGCAGTACGGGATGGGTGGACGGCGACGGACAGATCCTGCTGTCCGCGTCCATCCCCGACTGGGCGGGCGTCGATCTGGCCGGCAAGCTGCGCACGATCGTCGACGGGCCGATCGTGGTCGACAACGACAGCCGGCTCGCCGCATTGGCCGAGCAACGCCGCGGTGCCGGTGTCGGCGTCGCCGACCTGGTGCTGCTGCAGGCCGGGCGGCGTACCGGCCTCGGCCTCGTGATCGGTGGGCGGCCCCATCGCGGCTTCGGCTCGGCCGCCGGCGACCTGTCCATGCACCGGGTACTGAAGTGGGAGTCGGCGATCGAGTATCTCCTGCTCTGCAAGGCCGAACCGGCCTCCGGGCCGACCGACGACCACGTCGCGGACGTGCTCGTCGCGGCGGCCGAGGGCGATGCCGAGGCGCTCGTGGCGGTACGGCGGTACGTGCGCGAGCTGGGGGTCGCCGCGGCGGCAGCGGCGTCGATGATCGACCCCGAAGTGGTCGTTCTCGGTGGCTCGATGTCGGCGCACACCGAGCTGTTGTTGCCCTTGCTGGAAAGGGAGTTGGAGCTTCTTTGCCTGCGGCCGCCGACCGTACGCGGCTCCACGTTGGGCGCCGACTCCGCAGCGCTTGGCGCGGTCTGCCTCGCGCTCGAACGGCTCGACACCGCCCTGCTCGCCACCGGCGCCGGTCCGCTCGGTCCGCTCGCCCGACCCGCGAGCTAGGCGGCGAGGCTCCGCCTGGCCTTCGCCAAGGCCAGCAGCCCGTACGCGGCGAGCAGCGGCTTGAGCGGAGCCCACTCGCCGAGCCGGTAGTCGGCGGATCGCACCAGCCGAGAGGCGAGGTCGGGCCGCTGGCGCTGGACGTAGAGCCGGGCCTTGAGCGCGTGCAACGGCTGGGAGACGATCTTGATCCGGTCGGCGTCCTCGACGAACGGGATCGAGAACTCGACGTTCTGCCACGTGCTGCGCGACTTCGTCTCCACGACGACCTCGCCGGCGTAGCCGCGTTGGCCGGTCGCGTAGCGCGCCATCAGCTCCGCCTCGTGCGGTCCACCGCTGAACACGAGGCGGGTCGACGGCGCGCTCGGATCGATCGACCGCAGGGCGGCGCGAACTCGCCAGCGGTTGACGACGTTCAACCGGTCCGGCCGAGGATTGCGAAAGCCGAGGACGACGACGGCCTCGCTCCCGCCCCGGTCGGGGTGCGTCAACTGCCGGGACGCTCGTCCGTTGACGACCTCCGCCCACCCGACGACGAGCAGCAGCACGCCGACGACGCTGGCCAGGACGATCACCGTGCAGATCCTGGCACGCTCGACCGATTACCGCTCGCGAGCGACCTCCACCGCCAGCTCGTCCCCTTCGGCCAGCTCCAGCGAGGTCGCCAGCGTCTCGCGGGTGACGAGGTCGCGGTTCGCGTCGACCGCGGCCACGGTCTCGTCCGGCGCGGTCACGCGGAGCGCGATCCGGTCGGACACGTCGAGCGACGCGTCGCGCCGGGCTTGCTGCACGGCGCGGATCACGTCCCGCGCCACGCCTTCCGCCTCGAGCTCCGGCGTCAGCTTCGTGTCGAGCAGCACGACGCCCGCGTTGCCGGGCAGCGCGACGGCCGACTCCGAGGTCAGCGGTACGAGGCGCAGCTCGTACTCGCCATGTCGCAAGGAGACTCCGCCCGCCACCACGCCGTCGTCCGACACCGACCAGTCACCGGCCCGGACGGCCTTGATCACCCGCTGCACCTCGGCGCCGAGCCGCGGCCCCAGCGCTCGCGGCACGACCGCAAGCTCACGTTGACAGTGGGCGGTGACGTCGACGTCGAGCACCACCGACTTCACGTTCACCTCGTCGCGCAACAGTTCGACGAACGGCTCCAACGCCGCGGCGTCGGGCGACGCGACCGTCAGCGAGGCCAGCGGTTGCCGGACCCGCAGCGACGACGCCTTCCGCAACGACAGCGCGGCCGAGCACACCGTCCGCACCGCGTCCATCGACGCCACCAGCGCGGGATCGTCCGGCAGCTCGTCGGCCGACGGCCAGTCCGTCAGGTGCACCGAACGGGAGCCAGTCAGCCCGCGCCACACCTCCTCCGTCACCATCGGCAGCAGCGGCGCCGCCACCCGGCAGAGCACCTCGAGCACCGTGTAGAGCGTGTCGAACGCGTCGGAATCGCCTGCCCAGAAGCGAGAACGCGACCTCCGGACGTACCAGTTCGTGAGCACGTCGAGGAACGACCGCACCTCACCGCACGCCGCGAGGATGTCGTGCGCATCCAGCGCCGCGGTCATCGCGGTGACGGTCGAACGCAGCTTGGCCAGAACGTACCGGTCGAGCACGTGCGGCGAGTCCGTGCGCCAAGTCGCTGTCGCGGTCTCCGCGTTCGTGTAGAGCGCGAAGAACGAGTACGCGTTCCACAACGGGTTGATCGCCTGCCGCACCGCGTCGCGGATCCACAGCTCGCCGACCGCGCCCTCGCCGCCGCGTACCAATGGCGACGACATCAGCGACCAGCGCACCGCGTCCGCGCCGTACTGGTCGAACATCAGCTCCGGGTCGGGGAAGTTCCGCCGCGACTTGCTCGCCTTCCGGCCGTCGTCACCGAGCACGATGCCGTGCGTGACCGCCGTACGGAATGCCGGCCGGTCGAACAGAGCCGTCGACAGCACGTGCAGGTTGTAGAACCAGGCCCGCGTCTGCCCGATGTACTCGACGATGAAGTCGCCCGGGAAGTGGTGCTCGAACCAGTCCGCGTTCTCGAACGGGTAGTGCACCTGCGCGAACGGCATCGCGCCGGCCTCGAACCAGCAGTCCAGCACCTCCGGCACGCGCCGCATCGTCGACTTCCCGGCGGGGTCGTCGGGGTTCGGCCGGGTCAGGTCGTCGATCCCTGGACGGTGCAGATCATCGACGGGTACGCCGAAATCGCGCTCGAGGTCGGCGAGCGACCCGTACACGTCGACGCGTGGGTACGCGGGATCGTCCGACTTCCAGACCGGGATCGGCGAACCCCAGAAGCGGTTCCGGCTGATCGACCAGTCGCGCGCGTTCTCCAGCCACTTGCCGAACGAGCCGTCCTGCACGTGCTCGGGCACCCAGGTGACGTCGCGGTTGAGTTCGAGCATGCGTGCCTTGAGCTTCGTCACCTCGACGAACCAGCTCGCGACCGCCTTGTAGACGATCGGGGTGTCGCAGCGCCAGCAGTGCGGGTACGCGTGCGTGTAGCTGTCCTGGCGGACCAGCTGACCGCGTGCGGCGAGGTCGCGCAGGATCTGCTTGTTGGCTTCGAAGACCTGCTGTCCCTCGTACGGCGGCGCGACCGCGGTGAAGCGTGCCTGGTCGTCGACGGTCAGCACGGTCGGGATGCCGGCGGCCGTGCAGACGTCGAAGTCCTCCTCGCCGTGTGCGGGCGCGACCTGGACGATGCCGGTGCCGTCCTCGGTCGAGACGAAGTCGCCGGCCAGGACGGTGAACGCGTTGGGGGAGTCCGCCAGCTGGGTGGTGAGGAAGTCGAACATCGGCTTGTAACGGCGGCCTACGATGGTGTGGCCGGGGACGGTGTCGACGAGAACCGCGTCGCCGAACTCGCGTTCGTACGCTGCGAGCCTTGCCTCCGCGAGCACGTACCGGTGGCCGTCCTTCTCCACCACGGCGTAGTCGACGTCGGGGTTGACGACCAGCGCGACGTTCGGCACGAGCGTCCAGGGCATCGTGGTCCAGGCCAGCGCGCGTTCGCCGGTCTCGAGCTCGAACCAGACCGTCGACGCCGGGTCGGTGCGGTCGCGGTAGGCGTCGTCGACGCGGATCTCGGAGTTCGAGAGCGGCGTCTCGCAGCGCCAGCAGTACGGCAGGACGCGGAAGCCCTCATAGACGAGGCCCTTCTCGTGGAGTTGCTGGAACGCCCACATGACGCTTTCCATGTAGGTCACGTCGAGCGTCTTGTAGTCGTTGTCGAAGTCGACCCAGCGGGCCTGCCGGTTGACGTACCGGTGCCACTCGTTGGTGTAGCGCAGGACCGAGCTGCGGCAGACGTGGTTGAACTTGCCGACGCCGTACTCGACGATCTCGCGCTTGGAACTGAAGCCGAGCTCCTTCTCCGCGTACACCTCCGCCGGCAGGCCGTGGCAGTCCCAGCCGAACCGGCGCTCGACCCGATGGCCGCGCATGGTCTGGTAGCGGGGGACGATGTCCTTGATGTAGCCGACCATCAGGTGGCCGTAGTGGGGGAGCCCGTTGGCGAACGGTGGGCCGTCGTAGAAGACGAACTCGTTGCTGCCGTCTTGTCCGGCCTCGCGTTGGTCGATGCTGGCTTGGAACGTGTGGTCTTCCTGCCAGTACGCGAGGACGTCGCGCTCGACGTCAGGGAACGACGGACTCGCGGTGACGTGGTCGTCGTCTCGGTGTCGCGGATAACTCATCGGTCTTCTGCCTCTGTCCGTCTGCCCGTTCGTGCCTTGGGCGAGGACGAGCCGGAGCCCGCGGTACCACCTCGCTTGCCCCCGCTTGCTGCTCGTGCGGGGGCCGCTCGTGTCGGCTGTGACGGGCCGTACCCGTCCGGTTCTACTGAGCGCCTCTTGGCGCCGTTCTTCCGGAGGCTCACCGGTGATAGCCGGGTCGAAGCCTGTACCCCCACGATAGCGACCACGGTCCAGTCGATTTGCACCCTGCCGCGTTCTACGGCGCGCTCTCTGGGGCGTGGGTGCTCCGCCTCGCCATCTCGTCCGCCCGTGTCCGGTCGCGGCGGAGCGAGTCAAGGGCGCCTCTCTAGGCGGCGCTTCGCGCGGGAGAGAGGCGTCGCTTCGCGCGGGAGAGAGGCGTCGCTTCGCGATCTTCGACCCTTGACTAGCTCCGCCGCGACCGGAAAGGCGCATGGACGAGATCGACGTGGCGCCTGATCGACTCCCTGCCAGTTCCCCTGCCCATCACCCCCCGTCGATCAGCTCACGCCCGCTCTCGCCGCGCCCCTCCCTCGCGGCCGAGCTCCTGCACTTTGCCCATAAAGGGGGCGTTCGGAGGGTGCTCGCTGTGGTCGGGAACGCCCCTTTGATGGGCAATGTCACGATGCGGGACGCGTCTGGGCGTTTCGATGGGGGCGTCCCACTATCGGAGAGGCCGATCCATCCGCCAGGTGCGCTCGACGCCCGTGATCATGAAGCCGAACTGGTCATATACGGCGGGTTTGCCTTCATGATCACGTTCATGATCATGGACGGATGGTCGACGGTTGGGGTGAGGGGCACCCTGGTCCCATAGGTTCGGACCAGGGTGCCCCCGACCCAGCCAAAACCCTGCGGCGCGATCGTTCCCGTCCGCCTCACCTGGCGGGGTTGACGTTCAGCGGAGGGTCACCGAGTGCGGCACTCCGTGACCCTTGCCGCGGAAGTCGACTGTCAGTGGTGGTGCCGAGATCTCGGCGGGCAGGCGGATCACGCTGGTCGTCGGGACCAGGTCCGCGGTGCAGACTGCCCCGTTACTCGGCTCATCGGGTCGGACGGTGACCACGAGGTGGTGCGGATCCAGCGGTTCCACCTCGACCGGTTCGGTGGGGCACCCGCTGCTCCCGGCGACGACCACGGCGAGGTGCCCGTCGTCGGTGATCCACGCGGCAGGCCGCCAGTCTCCGCCCAGTCGTCCGCCCTCGGCTTGTTCGACGACGATGCCTGGCGAACACGACACGGCGAACGCCAGGGCAGCGAGCAGGCACCCGCCGCGCCAACGGGCAGGGCTCATGGCCGCACCGTCCCAGGTCGGGGCCGCCCACTCCTGGCAACGGCGGCCTTCTCCCTCACGACGCTCGAGGTGCCCGACCGGTTGGCTTACCAGCGGGGGATCCAGATGTCCTGGCGGACGAGGTGGTGGTCGGACGTGTCGTTCAGCCTCGCCAGCGGGGAGCTCGCCACTGGCCAGAAGACCGCGCCGTCCAGCGGATACAGGCCGGTCGACGGGACCACGTAGTCCACGCGCAGGTTGCCGGGCGCGTTGTCGGTGAAGTCGCCGGTGTCGAACTTCGGGTCGGTCTTGTGCCCCACGTTCGCCCCGCCCTGCAGCGCGGCGGCTTCGGTGCCGCCGGCGGACGAGGGCTTGGGGTCCTGGACGCGCGGCGCGTCGAGCAGTTGCTGGATCGCGCCCGGGATGCTGTCGCCGTCGAACGGGTCGGAGTTGTTGTCACCGGCGACGACGAACTTCGCTCCGCGCTTCAGTCCGCCGCGGTGGCCCTTGTCGTCGTAGATGTAGGAGCCGCGGCCCGGCGTCACGTAGTCCGCCATCAGCCGGATCTCGTCGGCGTTGCGCGTCCCGTTCCGGTCCTCCGGTCCGTCAAACACCGGCGGCGTCGGGTGGCTGACCAGGAAGTGCACGGTCTTGTCGCGGATCTCGATCGGCACGTCCCAGTGCGACTTCGACGACAGCCGGAAGATCTTCAGCACCTCGGGGGAGTAGTAGTCGCCCTTCGCCGGCGTGGCCGGGTCGTCGGGGAGCAACGCGCCGGGCATGTCCTTCCAGCGGAACTTCTGGAACGTTCGTACGTCCCGCTTGTCGATCGGGTACTTCGACAGCACGAGCATCCCGTACTGGCCGGGGAAGAAGCCGAAGCCGTACGCGTCGTCCGGCCCGTTCGGGTTGCCGTCCCGGTTCAGGTCAAGACCCGTCGGCACGCCGGTGTTGACCGGCGCGGTGTACGCGTACTTGTACCGGATCGCCTTGGCGCCGTTCTGCGAACGCTCGAGGTAATTCTTCCGGAACAGGTCGGCGGCGACGTTCTTCGCGACGTAGTCGAACTCGTTGATCAGCAGGACGTCCGGCCGGTTCAGCTGCACGACCTCGGCGACCTTCTTCGCCTGCGCGTTGTCCGGGGTCGACAGGTCGGACACCAACTGGCCGGCGGCGGCACGGTTCAGCGAGGCGTTGAACGTCGCGAACCGGACCTTCGTCCCGAACCAACCGCTCGACGCCTCGGCGGGCGCGGCCAGGAGGGTGCCGCCGAGAGCGGCGATCGCGGTCGCGGCGACGAGATGACGGATCTTCATGGCGAGCCAGGCTGCCACGTCCGGGCGAAGCTCGGGTGAGGAACGTGTGAACGACTAGCTCTGTGGCGCCGTTGCCGGCAGTCCGAACAACGCGAAGTGCTCGGCGCCGATGAACGAGGTGACCTCCGCGATCTTGTCGTCCCGCAGCGTGAGCACGTCGATCGACCAGGCGCGGTGTGGGCCTTCCTCGCCGATCGGCAGCAGGTAGCAGGCGATGGCGGGTTGGCCGTTCGCGCTGACGATCGTGTGCCGCCACGAGCCGCAGACGAACGGGATCTTCGTCGCGAACTCCAGCACGGCGTCGATGCCCTGGTACCAACAGCTCAGCGGCGGCATCGACCAGGTGACGTCCTGCCTGACCAGCGCGACGAACGCCTCGGCGTCGCCGCGTTCGAGCGCTGCCGAGAAGCCGTTCACGATCTCCTTCAGACGCGCGTCGTCGAGCCGGCGGACCGTCTGCTGCTGGCTCCTGGTCGGCACCTTCTCGGCGAGGATCTTGCGTGCGCGTTGCAGCGCGGAGTTCACCGAGGCGGTGCTCGTGTCCATGACGTCGGCGATCTCGGCGGCGGAGAAGTTCAGCACCTCGAACAGCAGCAGCGCGGCGCGCTGGTTGCCCGGCAGGTGCTGCAGCGCGGCGATGAACGCGAGCTCGACGCCTTCGCGTTGCTCGATGCTCTCGTCGAGTCCGACGTCCGGGTACGGGCCGAGCCAGGCGACCTCGGTGTTGGGCTTGTCGTCGAGGACGGCCACGGAGCTCGACGGGCCGAGGTCCATCGGCAGCGCGCGGCGCTCGCGTCGTTCGACGGCGTCGAGGCACGTCCGCGTCGCGACCGTGTAGAGCCAGGACCGCAACGTGCCGCGGCCCTCGAACCGGTCCAGCTTCCGCCAGGCGCGGATCAGCGCATCCTGCAGCGCGTCGTCGGCGTCGTGAACCGAACCGAGCATCCGGTAGCAGTGCGCGTGCAGCTCGCGACGCAGCGGCGCCACCAGGCGGTCGAACGCCTCGTCGTCGCCGGATCTGGCGCTGGCGAGGTCGGGATCCGCGGTTTGCTCGAAGAAAGTTTCGCCCACGCGATGATTCTGCCTTGCCGGCGGCGGTCCCATCTTTCGAGAGGGCAGGATCGCCCTCGAGCAGCTACGAAGGAGACCTCCGATGAACGACTCGATTCGTACCGGCACCATCCCCGTCGCGGGCGGCACGCAGTACTACGAGGTGCGGGGCAGCGGGCCGCTGCTGGCGCTCGTGGCAGCGCCGATGGATGCCGCGGCGTTCGCTCCGCTGGCGGACGACCTGGCCGCGGACTTCACGGTGCTGACGATCGACCCGCGGGGCATCGGCCGGAGCCCGTTGGACGACCCGTCGCAGGACTCGACGCCGGAGGACCGAGCCGACGACATGGTGGCCCTGGTCGCGCACCTGGACCTGGGGCCGGCGACAGTGTTCGGCTCGAGCGGCGGCGCGGTGACCACGCTCGCGCTGGCCGCGCGGCACCCTTCGGCCGTGCACACGGTGATCGCGCACGAGCCGCCGTTGAACGAGCTGCTGCCGGATCGCGAGACGCTGCACGAGAAGACCGAGGAGATGATCGCGCTCTATGGGTCGGGCGACCCGGTGGGTGCGTGGCGG is part of the Tenggerimyces flavus genome and encodes:
- a CDS encoding ROK family transcriptional regulator, yielding MTTDGADLARLRRFNELAVLATVRAGGELRLAQIAERTGLARASVGEVVRGLVGNGWLEEKAPVVAGRGRPAHRYAFRADAGRVLGLDIGAHNVRVQLADLEGTVLASLRHRTEPELPRTKRLQAIERAIRDCLKQGSVSSDQVWATVAGSTGWVDGDGQILLSASIPDWAGVDLAGKLRTIVDGPIVVDNDSRLAALAEQRRGAGVGVADLVLLQAGRRTGLGLVIGGRPHRGFGSAAGDLSMHRVLKWESAIEYLLLCKAEPASGPTDDHVADVLVAAAEGDAEALVAVRRYVRELGVAAAAAASMIDPEVVVLGGSMSAHTELLLPLLERELELLCLRPPTVRGSTLGADSAALGAVCLALERLDTALLATGAGPLGPLARPAS
- a CDS encoding alpha/beta fold hydrolase, with the protein product MNDSIRTGTIPVAGGTQYYEVRGSGPLLALVAAPMDAAAFAPLADDLAADFTVLTIDPRGIGRSPLDDPSQDSTPEDRADDMVALVAHLDLGPATVFGSSGGAVTTLALAARHPSAVHTVIAHEPPLNELLPDRETLHEKTEEMIALYGSGDPVGAWRLFMKVGNLNLPDEIFEMIFGGERDAARAEEERRFFLHELRATTHFAPDLGALRSGPARLVIGIGEESTDQQCDRTSRALGAELGIEPTLFPGDHTGFVDNPAPFAKKLREVLRQP
- a CDS encoding YdcF family protein codes for the protein MIVLASVVGVLLLVVGWAEVVNGRASRQLTHPDRGGSEAVVVLGFRNPRPDRLNVVNRWRVRAALRSIDPSAPSTRLVFSGGPHEAELMARYATGQRGYAGEVVVETKSRSTWQNVEFSIPFVEDADRIKIVSQPLHALKARLYVQRQRPDLASRLVRSADYRLGEWAPLKPLLAAYGLLALAKARRSLAA
- a CDS encoding sigma-70 family RNA polymerase sigma factor, with translation MGETFFEQTADPDLASARSGDDEAFDRLVAPLRRELHAHCYRMLGSVHDADDALQDALIRAWRKLDRFEGRGTLRSWLYTVATRTCLDAVERRERRALPMDLGPSSSVAVLDDKPNTEVAWLGPYPDVGLDESIEQREGVELAFIAALQHLPGNQRAALLLFEVLNFSAAEIADVMDTSTASVNSALQRARKILAEKVPTRSQQQTVRRLDDARLKEIVNGFSAALERGDAEAFVALVRQDVTWSMPPLSCWYQGIDAVLEFATKIPFVCGSWRHTIVSANGQPAIACYLLPIGEEGPHRAWSIDVLTLRDDKIAEVTSFIGAEHFALFGLPATAPQS
- a CDS encoding endonuclease/exonuclease/phosphatase family protein; its protein translation is MKIRHLVAATAIAALGGTLLAAPAEASSGWFGTKVRFATFNASLNRAAAGQLVSDLSTPDNAQAKKVAEVVQLNRPDVLLINEFDYVAKNVAADLFRKNYLERSQNGAKAIRYKYAYTAPVNTGVPTGLDLNRDGNPNGPDDAYGFGFFPGQYGMLVLSKYPIDKRDVRTFQKFRWKDMPGALLPDDPATPAKGDYYSPEVLKIFRLSSKSHWDVPIEIRDKTVHFLVSHPTPPVFDGPEDRNGTRNADEIRLMADYVTPGRGSYIYDDKGHRGGLKRGAKFVVAGDNNSDPFDGDSIPGAIQQLLDAPRVQDPKPSSAGGTEAAALQGGANVGHKTDPKFDTGDFTDNAPGNLRVDYVVPSTGLYPLDGAVFWPVASSPLARLNDTSDHHLVRQDIWIPRW
- the ileS gene encoding isoleucine--tRNA ligase, encoding MSYPRHRDDDHVTASPSFPDVERDVLAYWQEDHTFQASIDQREAGQDGSNEFVFYDGPPFANGLPHYGHLMVGYIKDIVPRYQTMRGHRVERRFGWDCHGLPAEVYAEKELGFSSKREIVEYGVGKFNHVCRSSVLRYTNEWHRYVNRQARWVDFDNDYKTLDVTYMESVMWAFQQLHEKGLVYEGFRVLPYCWRCETPLSNSEIRVDDAYRDRTDPASTVWFELETGERALAWTTMPWTLVPNVALVVNPDVDYAVVEKDGHRYVLAEARLAAYEREFGDAVLVDTVPGHTIVGRRYKPMFDFLTTQLADSPNAFTVLAGDFVSTEDGTGIVQVAPAHGEEDFDVCTAAGIPTVLTVDDQARFTAVAPPYEGQQVFEANKQILRDLAARGQLVRQDSYTHAYPHCWRCDTPIVYKAVASWFVEVTKLKARMLELNRDVTWVPEHVQDGSFGKWLENARDWSISRNRFWGSPIPVWKSDDPAYPRVDVYGSLADLERDFGVPVDDLHRPGIDDLTRPNPDDPAGKSTMRRVPEVLDCWFEAGAMPFAQVHYPFENADWFEHHFPGDFIVEYIGQTRAWFYNLHVLSTALFDRPAFRTAVTHGIVLGDDGRKASKSRRNFPDPELMFDQYGADAVRWSLMSSPLVRGGEGAVGELWIRDAVRQAINPLWNAYSFFALYTNAETATATWRTDSPHVLDRYVLAKLRSTVTAMTAALDAHDILAACGEVRSFLDVLTNWYVRRSRSRFWAGDSDAFDTLYTVLEVLCRVAAPLLPMVTEEVWRGLTGSRSVHLTDWPSADELPDDPALVASMDAVRTVCSAALSLRKASSLRVRQPLASLTVASPDAAALEPFVELLRDEVNVKSVVLDVDVTAHCQRELAVVPRALGPRLGAEVQRVIKAVRAGDWSVSDDGVVAGGVSLRHGEYELRLVPLTSESAVALPGNAGVVLLDTKLTPELEAEGVARDVIRAVQQARRDASLDVSDRIALRVTAPDETVAAVDANRDLVTRETLATSLELAEGDELAVEVARER